A window of Ignavibacterium sp. contains these coding sequences:
- a CDS encoding cytochrome c3 family protein translates to MKKSLLDYILRNRLPLTVFVIISSFTLTYFVSRPERDGVGYTPVQPINYSHKLHAGDMKIDCKYCHTNVDKSRFAGVPAVATCMNCHTVARKDRPEIIKLTQYYRDGIPLPWKRIHKVPDYAYFNHSVHVNKGIDCTACHGEITQMEKVGQMNSFTMGSCLNCHRNAHDKFPELKDQIKKGPEYCSACHR, encoded by the coding sequence ATGAAGAAATCTTTACTTGATTATATCCTGCGAAACAGACTTCCATTAACTGTTTTTGTTATTATTTCTTCATTCACATTAACCTACTTTGTCTCAAGACCAGAGAGAGACGGAGTTGGCTATACACCGGTTCAACCAATCAATTACTCTCATAAGCTTCACGCTGGTGATATGAAAATTGATTGTAAGTATTGCCATACGAATGTGGATAAATCCCGTTTTGCAGGTGTACCGGCAGTTGCAACCTGTATGAATTGTCATACAGTTGCAAGAAAAGATCGTCCCGAAATAATTAAACTTACTCAATATTACAGAGATGGAATTCCACTTCCCTGGAAAAGAATTCATAAAGTCCCGGATTATGCATACTTCAATCACTCAGTTCATGTTAATAAAGGAATTGATTGTACTGCTTGTCACGGTGAAATAACTCAAATGGAAAAAGTAGGACAGATGAATTCATTCACGATGGGAAGCTGTCTTAATTGTCATAGAAATGCCCACGATAAATTTCCGGAAC